The Longimicrobium sp. genome has a window encoding:
- a CDS encoding phage tail protein, with the protein MAVDAAHRLAGTFNFRVSLRKSAAAESGQSGTTGAAGATAGISASISVEISLGSSAGGESLGDGGFQECSGLEVEMDVQELQEGGRNNGVIRRVGRGKYTNLVLKRGMFYGSDNRVNTALWAWLQGVLNGVRPVARYDGTIQVLGFDGATVLATWTFTRGLPAKVSGPQLNAKTGDVAIEELHIAHEGLQLAL; encoded by the coding sequence ATGGCCGTCGACGCCGCCCACCGCCTGGCGGGCACCTTCAACTTCCGCGTGTCGCTCCGCAAGAGCGCCGCGGCCGAGTCGGGGCAGTCGGGGACCACGGGCGCCGCCGGGGCCACCGCGGGGATCTCCGCCAGCATTTCCGTGGAGATCTCCCTGGGGAGCTCCGCGGGGGGCGAGTCGCTCGGCGACGGCGGCTTCCAGGAGTGCTCGGGGCTCGAGGTCGAGATGGACGTGCAGGAGCTGCAGGAGGGCGGGCGCAACAACGGGGTGATCCGCCGCGTGGGGCGGGGGAAGTACACCAACCTGGTGCTCAAGCGCGGGATGTTCTACGGCAGCGACAACCGGGTGAACACCGCGCTCTGGGCCTGGCTGCAGGGGGTGCTGAACGGGGTGCGCCCCGTGGCCCGCTACGACGGCACCATCCAGGTGCTTGGGTTCGACGGCGCCACCGTGCTGGCCACCTGGACCTTCACCCGCGGCCTCCCGGCGAAGGTCTCCGGCCCGCAGCTGAACGCCAAGACCGGCGACGTGGCGATCGAGGAGCTCCACATCGCGCACGAGGGGCTGCAGCTGGCGCTGTAA